A genomic region of Arachis stenosperma cultivar V10309 chromosome 9, arast.V10309.gnm1.PFL2, whole genome shotgun sequence contains the following coding sequences:
- the LOC130947735 gene encoding actin-depolymerizing factor 7 isoform X2, whose protein sequence is MANAASGMAVNDACKLKFLELKAKRNYRFIVFRIENQEVVVEKLGSPDETYDDFTASLPANECRYAVFDFDFTTDENCQKSKIFFIAWSPDTSRVREKMVYASSKDRFKRELDGIQVELQATDPSEMSFDIIKARAI, encoded by the exons ATG GCGAACGCGGCATCTGGAATGGCTGTTAATGATGCATGTAAATTGAAGTTTCTGGAGTTAAAGGCAAAGAGGAATTACCGATTCATTGTGTTCAGGATTGAGAACCAAGAAGTGGTGGTGGAGAAACTCGGAAGCCCCGACGAAACCTATGATGACTTCACTGCATCTCTACCTGCTAATGAGTGCCGATATGCTGTCTTTGATTTCGATTTCACTACGGACGAGAACTGTCAGAAAAGCAAAATTTTCTTCATTGCATG GTCACCGGATACATCAAGAGTGAGAGAAAAGATGGTGTATGCGAGCTCCAAGGATAGATTCAAGAGGGAACTCGATGGCATTCAAGTTGAATTGCAAGCAACGGATCCAAGTGAGATGAGCTTTGACATCATAAAAGCCCGGGCAATATAA
- the LOC130947735 gene encoding uncharacterized protein LOC130947735 isoform X3, which translates to MVSQRQRLARKRFKEEHPELFPNPEPTPPKDPDKKKKKKKKSNTFKSSSIKRKSDGSEELGVSKKPFKSNYRKHPLRVPGMKPGDTCFICKAADHIAKSCPQKAEWEKNKICLRCRRRGHRAKNCPEVQVGANYDKYCYNCGETGHSLANCPHPVQEGGTKFAECFVCKQQGHLSKNCPQNAHGIYPKGGCCKICGGVTHLARDCPDKGKKAPFAALEKKTGKANAASGMAVNDACKLKFLELKAKRNYRFIVFRIENQEVVVEKLGSPDETYDDFTASLPANECRYAVFDFDFTTDENCQKSKIFFIAWSPDTSRVREKMVYASSKDRFKRELDGIQVELQATDPSEMSFDIIKARAI; encoded by the exons ATGGTGAGTCAGAGGCAGCGACTTGCACGGAAGCGCTTCAAAGAGGAGCACCCTGAGCTTTTTCCCAATCCCGAGCCCACGCCTCCCAAGGACCCTgacaaaaagaagaagaagaagaagaagagcaacACATTTAAGAGCAGCTCCATAAAACGCAAAAGCGATGGCTCCGAAGAACTCGGCGTCTCTAAGAAGCCTTTCAAGAGCAATTACCGAAAGCACCCTCTCAGAGTCCCCGGCATGAAGCCCGGTGACACCTGCTTCATCTGCAAGGCCGCCGACCATATTGCCAAGTCTTGTCCTCAAAAAGCTGAATGGGAGAAGAATAAG ATATGCTTGCGGTGTCGACGGCGTGGTCACCGAGCTAAGAATTGCCCTGAAGTTCAAGTTGGTGCCAATTATGACAAGTATTGTTACAATTGTGGAGAAACTGGTCATTCACTTGCAAATTGTCCCCACCCTGTTCAAGAAG GAGGGACAAAGTTTGCAGAGTGCTTTGTCTGTAAACAGCAAGGACACTTGAGTAAAAACTGCCCTCAAAATGCTCATGGCATCTATCCTAAG GGTGGTTGTTGTAAAATATGTGGTGGCGTGACACATTTGGCAAGGGATTGTCCCGACAAAGGGAAGAAAGCTCCTTTTGCTGCT CTGGAAAAGAAAACGGGCAAG GCGAACGCGGCATCTGGAATGGCTGTTAATGATGCATGTAAATTGAAGTTTCTGGAGTTAAAGGCAAAGAGGAATTACCGATTCATTGTGTTCAGGATTGAGAACCAAGAAGTGGTGGTGGAGAAACTCGGAAGCCCCGACGAAACCTATGATGACTTCACTGCATCTCTACCTGCTAATGAGTGCCGATATGCTGTCTTTGATTTCGATTTCACTACGGACGAGAACTGTCAGAAAAGCAAAATTTTCTTCATTGCATG GTCACCGGATACATCAAGAGTGAGAGAAAAGATGGTGTATGCGAGCTCCAAGGATAGATTCAAGAGGGAACTCGATGGCATTCAAGTTGAATTGCAAGCAACGGATCCAAGTGAGATGAGCTTTGACATCATAAAAGCCCGGGCAATATAA
- the LOC130950125 gene encoding serine/threonine-protein phosphatase 7 long form homolog, whose product MSMASRMLECDHLHPPDPYNQIVEAQLRETGFYYVSQIGVIKGQSAMINALIERWRPETHTFHFPVGECAVTLEDVAVILGLPTNGLPVTGPTMSSFEALEAECLHHFGVAPRKNECRGSFIKLTWFRGVRDRIVLNDDVSMQMYVKCHIMLLFGKVLFADKSGAGVHWKFLPLLRNFGQIIQFSWGSACLAHLYRSLCRATRVDCKEMDGPLTLLVSWAWIRLPCLAPIPGNPRVFPIANRWHNWDRQNYAYRYKTLAQYRRLLDDLEEGQEH is encoded by the exons atgagtaTG GCTTCAAGGATGTTGGAGTGCGATCATTTACACCCGCCGGATCCATATAACCAAATTGTTGAGGCACAGTTACGCGAGACTGGATTTTATTATGTATCCCAAATTGGAGTTATTAAAGGCCAGTCAGCAATGATTAATGCTCTGATTGAGAGATGGCGGCCCGAGACTCATACATTCCATTTTCCGGTTGGTGAGTGTGCGGTGACCTTGGAGGATGTGGCGGTAATTCTCGGTCTGCCAACAAATGGTCTTCCGGTTACAGGTCCGACCATGAGTAGCTTTGAGGCATTGGAAGCCGAGTGCTTGCACCACTTTGGAGTTGCACCCAGGAAAAATGAATGTAGAGGGAGCTTTATAAAGTTAACGTGGTTTAGGGGTGTGAGAGATCGTATAGTGTTGAATGATGATGTTAGCATGCAGATGTATGTAAAGTGTCACATAATGTTGTTATTTGGGAAAGTTCTATTTGCAGATAAGTCGGGTGCAGGGGTGCATTGGAAATTTTTACCCTTGCTCCGCAACTTCGGCCAGATCATACAGTTTAGTTGGGGTTCGGCATGCCTGGCACACTTGTATAGATCATTGTGCAGGGCAACTCGTGTCGACTGCAAGGAGATGGACGGTCCACTGACACTGTTGGTAAGTTGGGCTTGGATCCGGCTACCATGTCTAGCGCCGATTCCTGGCAATCCCCGAGTGTTTCCAATTGCAAACAG GTGGCATAACTGGGACCGTCAAAACTATGCCTACCGGTATAAAACGCTTGCCCAATACAGGAGGTTGTTGGATGATCTAGAAGAAGGACAG GAGCACTAG
- the LOC130947733 gene encoding pentatricopeptide repeat-containing protein At1g55630-like produces MNSVTLLGPRIVHKIPHCLIMSRKLCDGIFHGDDGFECVEEPLKRIVSEYDSNEGERLHVDEDWSCNHNQFSLRRGFLENVKLDAKKVLEVLRQDGPGLDARLVLDELNVSPSGILVREVLAGILKSINFDNKTRCAKLAYKFLVWCNQQEDYRPTSNAYHLMMNIYAECLEFKALWRLVDEMIEKGFPATARTFNILIRTCGEAGLAKKLVERFIKSMNFNYRPFKHSYNAILHGLFVLSQYKLIEWVHQQMLLEGFSSDVLTYNIVMFSKYKLGKMDQFHILLDEMGRNGFSPDFHTYNILLHVLGKGDKPLAALNLLNLMRETGIEPTVLHYTTLIDGLSRAGNVDACKYFFDEIIKNGGTPDVVAYTVMITGYVVAGELEKALEMFREMISREQVPNVFTYNSIIRGLCKARKFKEACSMLKEMETKGCSPNFVVYNTLVSSLRNAGRTNDAHEVIKQMMEKRKYGHILSKFQKD; encoded by the coding sequence ATGAATTCAGTAACCCTTTTAGGTCCAAGAATAGTTCACAAAATTCCCCATTGCTTGATTATGTCACGGAAATTATGTGATGGTATTTTTCATGGTGATGATGGGTTTGAATGCGTCGAGGAACCTTTAAAAAGGATAGTTTCGGAGTATGATTCCAACGAGGGTGAAAGGCTCCATGTGGATGAGGATTGGAGCTGTAACCATAATCAGTTTTCGCTTAGAAGAGGGTTCTTAGAGAACGTGAAGCTAGATGCCAAGAAGGTCCTTGAGGTTCTTCGACAAGATGGACCGGGCCTTGATGCTAGGTTAGTTTTAGATGAATTGAATGTAAGTCCGTCCGGGATTCTTGTCAGAGAAGTTCTCGCTGGAATCTTGAAGAgcataaattttgataataaaacCAGGTGTGCCAAGTTGGCATACAAGTTTTTAGTGTGGTGCAATCAGCAGGAGGATTACAGGCCCACTTCAAATGCATATCACCTGATGATGAACATATATGCCGAGTGCCTGGAGTTTAAGGCTTTGTGGAGGTTGGTTGATGAGATGATTGAGAAAGGGTTTCCTGCTACTGCTCGTACGTTCAACATTTTGATTCGAACTTGTGGTGAGGCAGGTTTAGCTAAGAAATTGGTGGAGAGGTTTATTAAAtcaatgaattttaattatAGGCCTTTTAAGCACTCCTACAATGCGATTCTGCATGGTCTTTTTGTGTTAAGCCAGTACAAGTTGATTGAGTGGGTTCATCAACAAATGTTGCTGGAGGGTTTTTCTTCAGATGTTTTAACATACAATATTGTCATGTTTTCTAAGTACAAACTTGGAAAGATGGATCAGTTCCACATACTGCTTGATGAGATGGGTAGGAATGGATTTTCTCCAGATTTTCACACCTATAACATTCTTCTTCATGTTCTTGGTAAAGGAGACAAGCCCCTTGCAGCTCTTAATCTTCTAAATCTCATGAGAGAAACAGGTATAGAGCCAACAGTGCTTCATTACACCACATTGATAGATGGACTCAGCAGAGCTGGGAATGTGGATGCATGCAAATACTTTTTTGATGAAATAATAAAGAATGGGGGCACGCCTGATGTGGTGGCTTACACTGTAATGATAACAGGATATGTAGTGGCAGGTGAGCTTGAGAAAGCTCTGGAAATGTTTCGAGAGATGATTTCTAGAGAACAGGTCCCAAATGTGTTTACATACAATTCCATAATTCGGGGATTATGTAAGGCACGAAAGTTCAAGGAAGCCTGCTCAATGCTCAAGGAGATGGAGACCAAAGGTTGTAGTCCAAATTTTGTTGTCTATAATACATTAGTGAGTAGTTTGCGCAATGCCGGAAGAACCAACGATGCTCATGAAGTGATAAAACAGATGATGGAGAAGCGGAAGTATGGTCACATACTTTCGAAATTTCAAAAGGACTAA
- the LOC130947735 gene encoding uncharacterized protein LOC130947735 isoform X1, which yields MVSQRQRLARKRFKEEHPELFPNPEPTPPKDPDKKKKKKKKSNTFKSSSIKRKSDGSEELGVSKKPFKSNYRKHPLRVPGMKPGDTCFICKAADHIAKSCPQKAEWEKNKICLRCRRRGHRAKNCPEVQVGANYDKYCYNCGETGHSLANCPHPVQEGGTKFAECFVCKQQGHLSKNCPQNAHGIYPKGGCCKICGGVTHLARDCPDKGKKAPFAAVGPADGSMRLRYEQRPCGTVTKFVSGDDIEDDFMTDDINNRDKDKSSKSKDGQAKPKKGPKVVNFS from the exons ATGGTGAGTCAGAGGCAGCGACTTGCACGGAAGCGCTTCAAAGAGGAGCACCCTGAGCTTTTTCCCAATCCCGAGCCCACGCCTCCCAAGGACCCTgacaaaaagaagaagaagaagaagaagagcaacACATTTAAGAGCAGCTCCATAAAACGCAAAAGCGATGGCTCCGAAGAACTCGGCGTCTCTAAGAAGCCTTTCAAGAGCAATTACCGAAAGCACCCTCTCAGAGTCCCCGGCATGAAGCCCGGTGACACCTGCTTCATCTGCAAGGCCGCCGACCATATTGCCAAGTCTTGTCCTCAAAAAGCTGAATGGGAGAAGAATAAG ATATGCTTGCGGTGTCGACGGCGTGGTCACCGAGCTAAGAATTGCCCTGAAGTTCAAGTTGGTGCCAATTATGACAAGTATTGTTACAATTGTGGAGAAACTGGTCATTCACTTGCAAATTGTCCCCACCCTGTTCAAGAAG GAGGGACAAAGTTTGCAGAGTGCTTTGTCTGTAAACAGCAAGGACACTTGAGTAAAAACTGCCCTCAAAATGCTCATGGCATCTATCCTAAG GGTGGTTGTTGTAAAATATGTGGTGGCGTGACACATTTGGCAAGGGATTGTCCCGACAAAGGGAAGAAAGCTCCTTTTGCTGCTGTTGGGCCTGCTGATGGAT CAATGAGACTGAGATATGAACAGAGGCCTTGTGGAACGGTAACCAAATTTGTGAGTGGGGATGACATTGAGGATGACTTCATGACAGATGACATAAATAACAGAGACAAGGACAAGTCCTCAAAGTCCAAAGACGGTCAAGCAAAACCAAAGAAGGGTCCTAAAGTTGTGAACTTCAGCTAA
- the LOC130950718 gene encoding low-temperature-induced 65 kDa protein-like: protein MESEVVRSHQEQDENDEQQPPFNDAASQLEEQHSDPEKKSSVMNKVKARAKKIKDTVKKHGQRVLDHVHDNSSSEDQNSPVHHDINEPENQQVDRELVDESGDVKDAPPTYQQVENYVKNAATESEQVENLGKSEANYGGTTNMGEEPQDKAGTVGVVSPTDENIATEEVKEGHSKDNLENISEAYTATQNYQTGTVGESEAVQSSPPTYEKVEDFVKSAKPEPEQVENLDKSVPSSGGTTPFVGEESHHQPRVVGASPTTETNEDITTEPAKAFAEEEKFEGNLENPTSLGKELHPPGSRPEAYTIPPSYQTEDTDSTGKDPDDEIKIKEVEKSFEEKIKDDPKSVLVPKFLPDSAETQNSSDGNKDQSVQKPDPQLSSATKTEHPPDHENHERDLPELVQEKETQFASDTISSSTSSHRENPEATEQTFNSNISRDEMENPSKEKSYSDEISSATSAIAADRAISAEDVTAVPKSDHGEKGDGDDKVTTLEEGKRDDSSNKSGKNIATSVTEKLAPVYGKVAGVGSAVKSKVSGTRSDDSVGVETENVDKGEDKRVNVKDYLAEKLKPGEEDKALSEVISEAFNKRKEDPKKACEGEDAIKKQGEEAKEKVKSETVAETEESNVSSPGKSVVGKIKGVVGSWFGGKSEENQSSSKGGEDLTLNKNSGEIQAEGERRLEE, encoded by the exons ATGGAGTCTGAAGTAGTTCGTAGTCATCAAGAACAAGATGAGAATGATGAACAACAACCACCCTTCAATGATGCTGCTTCACAACTCG AAGAACAACATAGTGATCCTGAGAAGAAGTCATCGGTTATGAACAAGGTGAAGGCAAGGGCTAAGAAGATTAAGGATACAGTAAAGAAGCATGGTCAACGAGTCCTTGATCATGTTCATGACAATAGCAGTAGTGAAGATCAGAACAGTCCTGTTCATCATGACATCAATGAGCCTGAAAACCAACAAGTTGATAGAGAATTAG TTGATGAAAGTGGAGATGTTAAAGATGCTCCACCAACGTATCAGCAAGTCGAAAATTATGTTAAAAATGCTGCAACGGAATCTGAGCAAGTAGAAAATTTGGGCAAGTCAGAAGCCAATTATGGTGGCACAACAAATATGGGAGAAGAACCTCAGGACAAGGCAGGAACTGTAGGTGTTGTTTCTCCAACTGATGAAAACATAGCCACTGAGGAAGTAAAGGAAGGGCATTCTAAGGACAATTTGGAGAATATATCTGAGGCATACACTGCTACTCAAAATTATCAAACTGGAACAG TTGGTGAAAGTGAAGCTGTTCAAAGTTCTCCCCCGACATATGAGAAAGTGGAAGATTTTGTTAAAAGTGCTAAACCAGAACCTGAGCAAGTTGAAAATCTGGACAAGTCAGTACCAAGTTCTGGAGGTACAACACCATTTGTGGGAGAAGAATCTCATCACCAGCCAAGAGTTGTTGGTGCTTCTCCAACTACAGAAACTAATGAAGACATAACCACTGAACCAGCTAAAGCATTTGCTGAGGAAGAGAAATTTGAGGGAAATTTGGAGAATCCAACAAGCTTGGGTAAAGAACTGCACCCGCCGGGAAGTAGGCCTGAGGCATACACTATTCCTCCCAGTTATCAAACAGAAGACACTGATTCAACAGGGAAAG ATCCTGATGATGAAATAAAGATTAAAGAAGTGGAGAAATCTTTTGAggagaagatcaaagatgaTCCAAAGTCTGTTCTAGTGCCAAAATTCCTGCCAGATTCTGCTGAAACTCAAAACTCTTCTGATGGAAACAAAGATCAATCTGTGCAAAAGCCAGACCCTCAACTCTCAAGTGCAACTAAAACCGAGCACCCTCCTGATCATGAAAACCATGAACGAGACTTGCCAGAGCTTGTGCAAGAGAAGGAAACTCAGTTTGCTTCAGATACTATATCCTCAAGTACCAGCAGCCACAGGGAAAATCCTGAAGCAACTGAACAAACTTTCAACAGCAACATATCCAGAGATGAAATGGAGAATCCTTCAAAGGAAAAGAGTTACTCAGATGAGATATCATCTGCCACTTCTGCAATTGCTGCTGATAGGGCTATCTCTGCTGAAGATGTTACTGCTGTTCCTAAGAGTGATCATGGAGAGAAAGGTGATGGAGACGACAAGGTGACAACCCTTGAAGAGGGAAAACGTGATGATTCTTCTAACAAGTCAGGAAAGAACATTGCTACCTCTGTGACAGAGAAACTTGCTCCAGTTTATGGGAAGGTTGCTGGTGTGGGAAGTGCAGTGAAGTCTAAAGTGTCCGGAACCAGATCAGATGACAGTGTTGGAGTGGAAACAGAAAATGTGGACAAAGGAGAAGACAAAAGGGTGAATGTGAAGGACTATTTGGCTGAGAAGCTAAAGCCTGGTGAAGAAGACAAGGCACTTTCTGAGGTGATTTCAGAAGCTTTTAACAAGCGTAAAGAAGATCCAAAGAAGGCTTGTGAGGGTGAGGATGCTATAAAGAAGCAaggagaagaggcaaaggaaAAAGTGAAGTCAGAGACAGTGGCTGAAACTGAAGAGAGCAATGTGAGTAGTCCAGGAAAAAGTGTGGTTGGTAAGATTAAAGGTGTTGTTGGCTCTTGGTTTGGTGGCAAATCAGAGGAGAATCAATCATCGTCAAAGG GAGGTGAAGATTTAACATTGAACAAGAATAGTGGTGAAATCCAGGCTGAAGGTGAAAGAAGACTGGAGGAGTAA
- the LOC130947736 gene encoding heavy metal-associated isoprenylated plant protein 39 isoform X1 yields MAQKIELKVLTMTDDKTKKKAIEAVADIFGIDSIAVDINEQKITVIGEMDAVAVVKKLKKIGKVDILSVGPAKEEKKEETKQEEKKEEKKEEANKENK; encoded by the exons ATGGCTCAG AAGATAGAGTTGAAGGTCCTTACTATGACTGATGacaaaaccaagaaaaaggcAATTGAAGCAGTTGCAGATATCTTCG GGATTGATTCGATTGCTGTAGATATAAATGAACAGAAGATAACAGTGATTGGTGAAATGGATGCAGTGGCAGTAGTGAAGAAACTGAAGAAGATAGGAAAGGTTGACATATTATCGGTTGGACCTGctaaggaagaaaagaaagaagaaacgaaacaagaagagaagaaggaagagaagaaagaagaggcaAACAAGgagaataaataa
- the LOC130947736 gene encoding heavy metal-associated isoprenylated plant protein 39 isoform X2 codes for MAQIELKVLTMTDDKTKKKAIEAVADIFGIDSIAVDINEQKITVIGEMDAVAVVKKLKKIGKVDILSVGPAKEEKKEETKQEEKKEEKKEEANKENK; via the exons ATGGCTCAG ATAGAGTTGAAGGTCCTTACTATGACTGATGacaaaaccaagaaaaaggcAATTGAAGCAGTTGCAGATATCTTCG GGATTGATTCGATTGCTGTAGATATAAATGAACAGAAGATAACAGTGATTGGTGAAATGGATGCAGTGGCAGTAGTGAAGAAACTGAAGAAGATAGGAAAGGTTGACATATTATCGGTTGGACCTGctaaggaagaaaagaaagaagaaacgaaacaagaagagaagaaggaagagaagaaagaagaggcaAACAAGgagaataaataa
- the LOC130950126 gene encoding uncharacterized protein LOC130950126 has product MDDRVVLKIYYYGQILLQTYEGVQFVCENPLDVVIPFTLSFEELKGVITEKIGTQRCRRISCILYRYPLPVFGGFVQFQTKYVMDEASMQEMFSMYMENRHRISCIELYIEFEQSEADRNIELEDYNSESEDEFESNYEIVGPGEDEEEAVGDMNADVAEVANALANPHPFQEPSFMRSLDLGAMHAPEFLEYMNTAPPVVADGEFTVGMEFSSREAVIKAMKDYTIRRGVDYRVYESEPTTFYAKCIEYGNGCDWLIRVTKMQKKYCWEIRRYNGSHTCTRSTISQDHSKLDSKTVAEAIKPLVEVDPSIKVKSVIADIQSKFNYTISYRKAWLAKQQAVESIFGSWEASYEALPIWFEAMCHKEPSAVVHFETMPAYQGDDLVPDIRVLHRVFWSYYPCIRAFRHCKPVVQVDGTHLYGKYKGCLLVAVSQDGNNNIVPIAFAIVEGETSDAWHFFLSNLRQHVVTRDGVGLISDRHDSIRSAIERSNGAWSPPRAFHMFCIRHIESNFLRKFKAPYLQKLIVNIGYSRTTREYQMRYERLKERSEAYTNWLDRIPHEQYALAFDGGYRWGHMTTNLVECINSVLKGARNLPVTALVKATFYRLNELFTRKRAEAEARISAGLMFSEMVTTKLNANQRASGNIQVSCFDRENEVFEVREMPSGVEYAVDLRHYRCDCGEFQVDRIPCRHVFACCANQRLDWKVFVNDVYKMDQIRRVYRARFRPLGNPATWPAYHGPRFVGNSFLRRVAKGRPKMTRFLNEMDTRMLRRPRRCKQCGAEGHSRSRCRQSGGPSAGPTE; this is encoded by the exons ATGGATGATAGAGTTGTATTGAAGATTTATTACTACGGGCAGATCTTATTACAAACATATGAGGGAGTTCAATTCGTGTGTGAAAATCCATTAGATGTTGTTATTCCATTCACATTGTCATTTGAGGAGTTGAAAGGTGTGATTACAGAGAAGATCGGCACGCAAAGATGTAGGAGAATATCGTGTATTTTGTACAGGTATCCTTTACCTGTGTTTGGCGGGTTTGTTCAATTTCAAACCAAGTATGTGATGGACGAAGCGAGTATGCAGGAAATGTTTTCAATGTACATGGAAAATCGCCACCGAATATCGTGCATCGAGTTATATATTGAGTTTGAGCAATCTGAAGCAGACCGTAACATTGAGTTGGAAGATTATAATAGTGAAAgcgaagatgaatttgaaagtaaCTATGAGATCGTCGGTCCAGGCGAGGACGAAGAAGAAGCTGTTGGCGACATGAACGCAGATGTGGCGGAAGTTGCAAATGCACTAGCAAACCCGCATCCGTTTCAAGAGCCTTCTTTCATGCGGTCGTTGGATTTGGGGGCTATGCACGCACCGGAGTTTCTGGAATATATGAATACAG CCCCTCCTGTTGTGGCGGATGGTGAGTTCACAGTGGGGATGGAATTCAGCTCAAGGGAGGCAGTGATCAAGGCAATGAAAGATTATACCATCCGGAGAGGTGTGGACTATCGGGTATATGAGTCGGAACCGACGACATTCTATGCCAAATGTATAGAATATGGGAATGGTTGTGACTGGTTGATCCGGGTAACCAAAATGCAGAAGAAGTACTGTTGGGAGATAAGGAGGTACAATGGAAGTCATACTTGTACCAGGTCTACTATTTCTCAAGACCATTCGAAGCTGGATTCCAAGACAGTTGCAGAAGCAATAAAGCCGTTGGTAGAGGTTGACCCGTCTATAAAGGTAAAATCTGTAATTGCTGATATCCAGTCAAAGTTTAACTACACCATCAGTTATCGCAAGGCTTGGTTAGCAAAGCAGCAGGCGGTCGAATCAATTTTTGGAAGTTGGGAAGCATCGTATGAAGCTTTGCCGATATGGTTTGAGGCCATGTGCCACAAAGAGCCATCAGCAGTGGTTCACTTTGAAACAATGCCAGCTTACCAGGGGGATGATTTGGTTCCTGATATACGTGTTCTACATAGAGTCTTCTGGAGTTATTACCCCTGTATAAGGGCCTTCAGACACTGCAAGCCAGTGGTGCAGGTGGACGGGACTCATTTGTATGGAAAATACAAGGGTTGTTTATTGGTTGCAGTGTCACAAGATGGTAATAACAACATCGTGCCTATTGCATTTGCCATAGTGGAGGGAGAGACTTCTGATGCATGGCACTTTTTTCTGAGCAACCTGCGTCAACATGTGGTGACCCGTGATGGTGTCGGACTAATCTCCGATCGACACGATTCGATTAGGTCAGCTATTGAACGAAGTAATGGGGCGTGGTCTCCTCCAAGAGCTTTCCATATGTTTTGCATCAGGCATATCGAGTCCAACTTCTTGAGGAAGTTCAAAGCACCTTACCTGCAGAAGCTTATCGTCAACATTG GATATTCAAGGACGACCAGGGAGTACCAGATGCGCTATGAACGATTAAAGGAACGGAGTGAGGCTTACACCAATTGGCTTGATCGGATCCCTCATGAGCAGTATGCTTTGGCATTTGATGGTGGTTACCGATGGGGTCATATGACCACCAATCTTGTGGAATGTATCAACTCCGTCTTAAAGGGTGCACGCAATCTCCCAGTCACTGCACTTGTTAAGGCGACATTTTACAGGCTGAATGAGTTGTTCACTAGGAAAAGAGCTGAGGCTGAAGCCCGGATCAGTGCTGGACTTATGTTCTCTGAGATGGTGACAACCAAGCTGAATGCAAATCAACGAGCATCAGGTAACATACAGGTTAGCTGTTTTGATAGAGAAAATGAAGTCTTCGAAGTACGCGAGATGCCTAGTGGGGTTGAGTATGCAGTTGACTTGCGCCACTATCGGTGTGATTGTGGCGAATTCCAGGTTGACCGAATTCCGTGTAGGCACGTGTTTGCGTGTTGTGCAAATCAGAGGTTGGATTGGAAAGTGTTCGTTAATGACGTTTACAAGATGGACCAAATTCGAAGAGTATACAGGGCTAGGTTTCGACCACTGGGAAATCCGGCAACGTGGCCTGCTTATCATGGACCTAGATTCGTTGGAAACTCGTTCCTCAGACGGGTTGCCAAGGGCCGGCCGAAGATGACCCGCttcttgaatgagatggacacTCGTATGTTGCGTCGCCCGAGGCGATGCAAGCAATGCGGTGCAGAGGGCCATAGTCGCAGTAGATGTCGTCAAAGTGGTGGACCGAGTGCAGGTCCAACCGAATAG